From Stegostoma tigrinum isolate sSteTig4 chromosome 4, sSteTig4.hap1, whole genome shotgun sequence, a single genomic window includes:
- the pkib gene encoding cAMP-dependent protein kinase inhibitor beta: MTDVEPGVTDFVSSGRAGRRNALPDILGSPAGVNSADLPNKLSELSINTDEGAEEKTSASEEPPKLQECEDKDNTS, translated from the exons ATGACTGATGTGGAGCCTGGCGTCACAGATTTTGTCTCATCAGGACGGGCAGGCCGCAGAAATGCCTTACCTGACATCCTTGGCTCTCCAGCAGGAGTCAATTCAGCTGATTTACCAAACAAGCTGTCAGAATTATCCATAAACACAG ATGAAGGAGCAGAAGAAAAAACATCTGCATCAGAAGAACCACCAAAACTACAAGAATGTGAAGATAAAGACAATACATCATAA
- the fabp7b gene encoding fatty acid binding protein 7, brain, b produces MVDAFIGTWKLTESDNFDAYMKALGVSFATRQVGNVTKPTIIISKEDDKIMLKTLSTFKNTEISFRLGEEFDETTPDDRNCKTTVTLDGDKLVHVQKWDGKETTFAREIKDGKMIMTLTFGDIVAVRTYEKA; encoded by the exons ATGGTCGATGCTTTTATCGGAACCTGGAAGCTCACCGAAAGCGATAATTTCGATGCCTACATGAAAGCTTTGG GTGTGAGTTTCGCTACTCGCCAAGTTGGGAATGTTACCAAACCGACGATTATCATCAGTAAAGAGGACGATAAAATAATGCTGAAAACCCTGAGCAcctttaaaaatactgaaatcaGTTTCAGACTCGGGGAAGAGTTTGACGAGACCACCCCTGATGACCGAAATTGCAAG ACAACGGTGACTTTAGACGGTGACAAGCTTGTCCATGTTCAGAAATGGGATGGAAAAGAGACAACTTTTGCCAGGGAGATCAAGGATGGTAAAATGATTATG ACCCTCACATTTGGCGATATTGTTGCCGTTCGTACCTATGAGAAGGCATAG